A window of Pararhodobacter sp. genomic DNA:
TTTCCTCCGGCCTTTGGCCGCTCGGCACCCTCGGCTGGCCGGAACAAACCCCGGAACTGCAAAAATACTTCCCCACCGATGTGCTGGTGACCGGCCAAGACATCCTGTTCTTCTGGGTTGCCCGCATGATGATGATGCAGCTTGCCGTGGTCGGGGAAATCCCCTTTCACACCGTGTACCTGCATGGCCTCGTGCGCGACGCCAAGGGCAAGAAGATGTCGAAATCCCTCGGCAACGTCGTTGACCCGCTGGAGATCATCGACGAATTCGGCGCCGACGCGCTCAGGTTCACCAACGCCGCCATGGCCTCCCTCGGCGGCGTGCTGAAAATGGACACCCAGCGCATCACCGGCTACCGCAACTTCACCACCAAACTGTGGAACGCCACCCGCTTTGCCGAAATGAACGGCGTCTTTGACGGCCCCGCGTCCGAGGGCATCCCGCAGCCCAAGGCCACCACCAACCGCTGGATCATCGGCGAAACCGCCCGCACTCTGGCCGCCGTGGACGAAGCCCTTGCCGCCTACCGCTTCAACGACGCCGCCAACGCGCTTTACACCTTCGTCTGGGGCAAGGTCTGCGACTGGTACGTCGAATTCGCCAAGCCGCTGTTCGACGGCGATCAGGCCCAGGAAACCCGCGCCACCATGCGCTGGGTGCTCGACCAGTGCTTCCTGCTGCTGCACCCGATCATGCCCTTCATCACCGAAGAACTCTGGTCCCTGACCGGCACCCGCGCCAAGATGCTGGTGCACGGCGACTGGCCGACCTACGGCGTTGACATCGCCGACTCGGACGCCGACCGCGAAATGTCCTGGGTGATCAACCTGATCGAATCCGTGCGCTCCAGCCGCGCGCAAATGCGCGTGCCGGCCGGGTTGAAACTGCCGATGCTGGCGCTGGACCAGGACGAAGCCGCCCAGGCCGCCTTTATCCGCAACCAGCCGCTGATCGAACGCCTCGCACGCCTCGATGGGTTGACCCCGGCCGCCACCCTGCCCAAAGGCGCGCTGACCGTCGCCGTCGAAGGCGCAACCTATGCCCTGCCGCTCGAGGGGGTGATCGACATCGCCGGCGAAACCGACCGCCTGTCCAAGTCGCTGGAAAAGCTGGAAAAGGACATGGGCGGCCTCAAGGGAAGGCTGAACAACCCCAAATTCATCGAGAACGCGGGCGAGGAGGTCGTCGAGGAAACCCGCGCGCAACTGGCCGAGAAAGTCGACGAGGCCGACCGCCTGCGCGAAGCCATCGCCAAACTCAAGGCCATGGCATGAAACGCCTCGCCCTGATCCTGTCGCTGTCCCTCACAACCCCGGCCCTTGCCGACGAGGCGGTGATCGACGGCATGCTGGACTACATGGAATTCGCCGAGTACGAGGCCGGGATCATCCTGCCCGCGCAACTCGACGAGTCGGTGTTCGACGCTGTGACCTTCATCGACACCCGCGACGCCGGGCAATTCGAACAGGCCACGATCCCCGGTGCGCGCAACATCGAGTGGCGCGAAACCCTCACCCGCATGGATGAAATCCCCGCCACCGGCCTGGTCGTCCTGTTTTGCAACACCGGCACCCTGTCGGCGCAGGCCACATTCGCCCTGCGCGTCGCGGGCCGCGAGAATGTCGTGGTGCTGCAAACCGGCTTCCTCGGCTGGCTCGAAACCGCCGCCTACCGCCCCTGAGCCAAAAAAAGCGCAGGGATACCCAAAGGCCCCTGCGCTTTCATCTTGCTATAAATACTCATCTTTTCACGGTCAAAGCCCGCGAAAGACCTCAGCCCTCGTGGCGCTGTCCGCCACTGGCTTTGCGGCGCTGCGCTCCACCACCGGGCCCCCGACGCCGCGCCTTGTCACCGCCGAATTCCTCGGCATAGGCCGGATGCACGCGGGGTTTGCCCGGTTTGGCAGGCTTGCCACCGACCACCGGTTTCCCAGCGCCCGACCCCGGCTTGCCCTTGGCACCCGCCGCGCTTCCTTTGCCCCCCCCGGGACGGCCACCACCCGGGCGCCCCCCCGGACGGCCACCGCCACCGCCACCACCGCGCGCGGATTTGCGCGCCAGGGTGCGGGCCTCATCAGCCATCGCCTCGGGCCAGACATCGCCGCCCAGAACCTTGATCGGCTGTTTCATCAATGCTTCGATGGCGCGCAGGTCGGCAACCTCGGCGGGCGCACAGAAGGCCACGGCGCGACCCTCGCGACCGGCGCGGGCAGTGCGGCCAATCCGGTGGATGTAATTCTCGGGCACGTTCGGCAAATCGAGGTTATAGACATGCCGCACCAGCGGAATGTCCAGCCCGCGCGCCGCCACATCGGTCGCCACCAGAACCTTGGTTTCGCCCGAGCGAAAGCCCGCCAAAGCCCGCTCACGCTGGCCCTGGCTTTTGTTGCCGTGGATCGAGGCGACCGAAAATCCCCAGCTTGCCAGCAACCGCGACAGCTTTTCCGCGCCGTGCTTGGTGCGCGAAAACACCAGCGCCAGCTCGTCGGGATGCTCTTTCAGATAGCCTTCCAGCAGCTTCGGCTTGTCGCCTTGCGCCACGAAATGCACGGCCTGCTCGATCTTTTCGGCGGCCTTGCCCGGAGGGGCGACCTGCACCTTGATCGGGTTGTTCAGATAGGCCTCGGCAATCTCCGACATCTGCTTTGGCATCGTCGCCGAGAAACACAGCGTCTGGCGCTGCTGCGGCAGATACCGCACGATCTTGCGCAGCGCATGGATGAACCCCAGGTCGAGCATCTGGTCAGCCTCGTCCAGCACCAGGATCTGCACCTGTTGCAAGGTCACCGCGCGACGCTCCAGCAGGTCGATCAACCGGCCCGGTGTCGCAACCAGAATATCGCAGCCGCGCGCCAGACGGTCAGTCTGCCGGTTCAGCGAGGCGCCGCCCACCACCTTGACGACGTTGGTTTGCAACCCTTTGGTCAATTCGGTCAGCGTGTCGGCGATCTGATTCACCAACTCGCGCGTCGGCGCCAGAATCAGCGATCGTGCGCTTTTCGGCTCGGGCTTGCCCGCGCCATCCAGCGCATTCACAATCGGCAAGCCAAAGGCCAGCGTCTTGCCGGTGCCGGTCTGCGCCAGACCCAGCAGATCGCGCCCTTCCATGATTGGCGGGATCGAGCGCGCCTGAATCGGCGTCGGCTCGGTGAGGTCCAGGCGGATAAGCGCGTTGTTGAGTGCCGGAATCAATCCGAGCATGGAGAAGTCGGTCATACATGTCCTTTCGGGTGACAAGGTGACATGTACGGCGCGAGAGTGGCGGTCCATGTCGTGGCTGAGAACGCGCAAACACTGCGCCAGCCGATTAAGTGCGCCCAATGCGCCGGAACCCACCCAAAGTCAAGCGAATCCCGCTGACACGTGGGCAAAAACACACTGTGGTCTTGATTATTCCAGGAAACATGGCAGTATTTGCGCAGTGACAACCGACCTATCTGCGCCCGCCCGCCTACTTTCAGGCAGCCCGCAAGACCCAAGGCTGGCTGCACGGCCCCCAATGGCAATCTCGCCAGCGGGAAACGAAGAAGTAGAAGGATACGGATATGGCCACCGGCACCGTAAAATGGTTCAACGCCACCAAGGGTTTTGGCTTCATTGCCCCCGATGATGGCGGCAAGGATGTTTTCGTCCACATCTCGGCGGTTGAGCGCGCCGGTTTGACAGGTCTGCAAGACAACCAGAAAATCGCGTTCGAGATGCAGTCAGGCCGCGACGGTCGCGCATCGGCAAGCGATCTCAAGCTGCTTTAAGGCAGATATCGTGCGCCGCGGCGCGTTTGACAGGATTGACCCCCTCCGGCCCGCTCGGTGGGGTTTTTGTTTGCCTCAACCGAGGTGCGACACCACGAACGCGACCCGTTCAACGGTTGGCGCTTTGGGCAGGGTGATGACCTTGTAGCCAAAGCGCGGATAAATCTTGCAGAGCCGCTCATATTCCGCGACCGCCTCGGAAAACCCATGCTGGCGCTCTGTATCCGTCACATAGATCTCAGGCCAGGGCGGCACGAGGAAAACCGGGCTGTCATAGCGGGAGCCCAACCCTTCGGCCTCGGGTGGCGTGATGTTTGTGGCATGAACAAAAGCCGCGACCGCATCCACCAAGCCGCGATCAAAGAACACGCGGCCCTCACGTGCCTGCGCCTGCTGCCAATCGGTCATCGACACATCCATTGCGTGGCGCGCGAACGCTTCCGGACCCAACGGCGTCGCAGCTCTGGCAACAATCCGACGCCCCGGTTCGGGCACGGTGGCAAAACCCAGCGCCGCCAACGCCTCCAGCAAGGTCGATTTTCCGCCGCCTGAACACCCGGATAGAACCGTGAACCGGCGCATCAGATCATTCCACGCCCAACGCCGCCCGCACGTCGGCCTTCCACCCAAGAAAGGTCTGCCCACCCGCCTGAATGACCGGCCGCTTCATCAGCGTCGGATACGCGGCCAGCAAGTCGGCGACATCGCGCGCGCGCTCAGCCACCGACATGCCGCGCCATGTAGTCGAAGCTCGGTTGACGATAGCGTCGGGAAATTCGGCAACCAAAGCGGCGATCTCTCCGGCTGATAACGGGGCCTCCCGGACATCGCGCAGGGTTGCACCCGGAAGCGATTTCAACGCCTTGCGACAGGTATCACAGCTGCGTAACCCCCAGATTTCAAACGCCATTCCCGTCTCCTCTATCGTCGCCATACCCGGATGCCCGTCATCACGATCAGCACCGCAGCCACCGCGCAAAGCGCCCAAACCAGCACCGCAAACCAACCTCGGTACGCCGCCAGGGCACCACTCGGCGGGGCCAACCATACCGCAACGATCACCACGACCGCTGTCAGCCATAACCCCGATCCGCGGAAACGTTGCGTCATGCCAAGCTCCTTCCGTCGGCAGCATAGCCACCCGTCCGCACCGCACAAGGGCGCAAAATCGGGCAATTGCATCCTGATTCACACCGGGCTAAACCGCGCGCATCCAAACAGGAGCCTGCGATGATCCTCTATCCCGCGATCGACCTGAAAGACGGCCAATGCGTGCGCTTGTTCAAGGGCGCGATGGAGCAAGCGACGGTTTTCAGCGATGACCCCGCCGCCCAGGCCCGCGCCTTTGTCGATCAAGGGGCCGAATGGCTGCATCTCGTGGATCTGAACGGCGCCTTTGCGGGCAAGCCTGTAAACGCGGCGGCGGTCGAGAGCATCCTGGCCGCGGTCCGCGTACCCTGCCAACTCGGCGGCGGCATTCGCGACATGGCCACCATCGAAGCCTGGCTCGCCAAGGGCCTGCGCCGCGTCATTCTGGGCACCGTCGCGGTTGAAAACCCGGATCTCGTGCGTGAGGCCGCCCGCGCCTTTCCCGGTCAGGTCGCCGTCGGCATCGATGCGCGCGCGGGCCGCGTCGCCACCAAGGGTTGGGCCGAAGAAACCGACGTGCAGGTCACGGATCTCGCCAAAGCCTTTGAGGATGCGGGCGTTGCCGCGATCATCTACACCGACATTGACCGCGACGGCGCCATGCAGGGGCCAAATATTGCGGCAACAGCGGCGCTGGCCCACGCCACCTCGATCCCGGTGATCGCCTCGGGTGGCGTCTCGTCGCTCCAAGATCTCCTCGCCCTGCGCGACAGCGGCGCACCCTTGGACGGCGCGATCTCAGGCCGTGCTCTCTACGACGGCAAACTCGACCTGGCCGCGGCGCTCAAAGCCCTCAAGCCCTGACCCGGTCTTTGTTCCGCCAAATATCCTCGGGAGGGTCCGGGAGGGGGTGAACCCCCTCCCGGTCCGCCGCGGTCCGAAAACCGCCGGCGCGCGGGGGGCTCGATGCCCCCCAAGCGCCGCCACCCCCAGCAACGCCACCCCCAAAACGCCACCCAAAACGCCACCCAAAACGCCACCCAAAACGCCACCCAAAACGCCACCCAAAACGCCAAAGGGCCGCCCAACCCGGGCGGCCCTTTGCCTTGCAACGCGTGACCCGTCAGGCCGCGAACAGAACCTTCGCCTCGGCCCCGTTCAGCACCGGCCGCGCCGGGGCAAACCCGTCCTTGCCCAGGTCCGGGAACAGCCCCAGCAACTCCGCGCGGGTTGCCGCGTCCAGCGCATTCAGCACCGCCGCCGCAGGTTGGAAACTCTCCGTCCAGGACCCTTCGGCGCGGATGATCTGATGCGCGTCGCACATCACATGGACATAGCTCACATCGCCGACCGCCTCTTGCGAGACCCCCGGCAAACCCAGCAGATCGGCCGCCGTGACCAGCACTTCGCGCTCGCCGAACATCAGTTCCGCGCGGGCACCCGTCACCAGCATCCGGTGGCGGGGCGAGACGATCAGATCACGCTCGGGCAGGTTCACCCCCAGCGATCCCGCCGCAATCCGCACCGGTGCCGGCCGCCGGGCAGGTCGCCAGTTCGGCCGCCGTCAGGTCACGCCGCCCGACCCAGGCCAGCGACTGATAGCCGTGGTCGCGGGTCAGCACCTTGTCACCCGGCACCAGCGTTTCCACCGCCACCTTGCCGCGCAACGTGTCGATCAGGGTCCCCGGCGTGAAGCAGATGATTTCCTCGAAATTCTCGAAATCCATCCGCGAGCCGTCGTCGAAATCAACGTAGCCCGAATAGGTAAAGGTTCCGTCACCATTGTCGATCGTGTTGGTGATCGTCACATTCGGTGGCGTCTCACCGGGCAGCGGATCGGGCAGAACCAGCGTGTCAAAACCGTCCGAGCCATTCACCGTGCCGGACGTCGAGGTCAGGATCTCGACCCGGTCATCGCCAGACCCGAGGTCCAAACGCTCGATCTCGGTAAAGTTCGCGGTCCCGCTGCCGTCGGTGATCGTCCCGGATTCGTCACCGGTATAGATCACCGAAACATCATCACTCAGCGCGCCGGCATTGAGCGTATCGCCCTCCGTTTCGCCGGTTTCACCGCCGACAATCGTATGGTTTCCGAAACCGTCAAAGATCCGGAATTCATCATCGCCCGAACCGCCATAGGCTTCGTCATTGCCGGCATCCAGCACCAGCGTATCATTGCCAAAACCCGGCTCGGCTGGGTCGGACGGATCCATCCCGCCGCGATCGCCCGGATTGAGATCCCCGACCAAGACATCATCGCCCGCGCCACCGGTGATCAGATCATCGCCCGCGCCACCAATAAGCTTGTCGTCGCCCTCGTTGCCCCAGAGCGTGTCCTGACCCTGATCGCCCCAAACGGAATCGTCGCCGATCCCACCTGCAACGGAATCATTACCCTCACCGGCAAAGAGAACATCGGCACCCTCGCCACCGTCGATGGTATCGTCTCCATAGCCGGCATAGACGGTGTCGTCGCCGCCGTTGCCAAGGATGTGCGAGCCATCGTTGGTGATCTGGTCACCATCGGCATCCGTGTAAAGGCCGCCCATCACCTCACCGGTGTCGAGGCCATCCACGATTCCCGAAGTACCTTGGGCTTCTATTTCATCTGGGTTTATCACTCTTGGCGGCATTTGCGTTTCTCCTGGCTTCCGCAACAGCGGACCATCGTTAAAATAGGACTGCGCCGCGAATACGACGCTCGATAATATTGCCTTGGATCACTCCAGCGGCGGCTGAAAGCTGCTAATGAGTCAGGGGCGGACGCGCGGCAAGCGCCACGATATGGTCACAATTCAAACACCCCGGAATACAGCTGGCAGCATTCCCCCAGACTACCCCCATAGCCTGCAACCCTTTTCAGGGCTTGGTTCACTATATCAAGTTCCGTTGGAAAACAAAAAGAAATCCGTGATCAAGATCACAATCACACGCGCAAAACAGACCGTCAGAACTCACCCTGAGCACTCCGCGTTTCCAATAAGGAAACGCAGATTGCCCGAGTTTCGCCGCATTTTCGTCGAATCCAAGCCAGTTTTCCGCCACCTTTGCATGAAATCTTAACGATTTCCGAGAACGGCGCTGTGCATTGTTCCGAAACAAGAACCAAAAGATAAAACTCCCGTGACTCTTGCAAAACGCCTGCATTCGAGCGCCCAAAGGTTCGATCACGCATCAATCCCGGCCATGCCTCGCTAATTGTTTCGACTTTGGAAACAAAAGTGATTCGCGAGTCGCAGGCGCATCTTTTCGAATGCGCCGCACCATGATCGCCCCCCGGACAGCACCAGAATGGCGCTCCCCGCGACTTCCTCGTGCCAGAAGGTGCCTGCATTTTTGCAAAACCATCCCTCTTGGTTCTGTCCAGGTCACGTGCCGCGAAACCACATTTCCGCGAACCCCAACGACTCCGATGACGCGCGGCCACTCCACATTCGATCGCGCCGTCAGGCAGCGCTGCCCCACGTTAGAGGGCAAATATTCAAGGTCCAAACCCGGTCTGGCCGGGCGGCGAGGTGCGGCATATCAAACCCGTTGATTCGGCAACCAGCACGCCCGTGATCCGCTCGCATGGCCGCGCCTTGGCTGGCGACAATCCCCGCGCAAAGCGCCGAACAGGCTGTGTTTCAGAACATCCGGAGGAAAATGGTGCCCGAGGTGAGATTCGAACTCACACACCCGCAAAGGCGGAGGATTTTGAATCCTCTGCGTCTACCGTTCCGCCACTCGGGCACAGCAGCGATTTAGCGCGGTCACGCGGCACGGTCAACGGGTGACTTTCACCGCAGACGCCTTGACGCGCTTATCGGCGTCGGGCAAGCCCTCGCCAACAGCAACAGGAACCATCATGCTCAGATCGCTCTACGATTGGACCCTCTCCTTGGCGGCACATCCTCGGGCGATGTGGGCGCTTGCCATCGTGGCGTTCATCGAGGCGTCGGTATTTCCAATTCCGCCGGATGTGTTGATGATCGCCATGATCGTCGCCATACCGACCCGCGCGTTTCGAATCGCGGCGGTCGCCACGGTGGCGTCGGTCTTGGGCGGGTTGCTGGGCTACGCCATTGGCGCCCTGGCCTTTGAGCAAATCGGCCAACCGATCCTGGCCAGCCTGGGCAAGGAAGACGCGGTCCTGGCCTTCAATGACCGGTTCAACAGCTTCGACTTCTGGCCCGTCCTCATCGCCGGCCTCACGCCCTTCCCGTATAAAGTGATCACCATCATGTCGGGCTGGACGGGCCTGCCGCTGGGCACTTTCATCATCACCTCGATCATCGCCCGCGCGGGCCGGTTCTTTTTGGTCGCCTGGCTCTTGAATCGCTACGGCGCACCGATTCGTGACTTCATCGAGCGTCGCTTGGGGTTGATGACCATCCTGTTCGTCGTTCTACTGGCGGGTGGATTTTACGCGGTGAGGTTCCTGTGAAAGACTTGTCTTTGGCGTTTTGGGCGGGTCTCGGCTCTGCGGCGATGCTGGGCGGCGCGTTTTTCTTTCAGTATGTCATGGGTCTGGCCCCGTGCGAGATGTGCATCTGGCAACGCTGGCCGCATGGCATCGCCTTTGTGCTTGGCCTGATCGCGCTGGGTCTGCCCACGGCGTGGGTCAAGGCCGCGGGCGCCGTGACGATGGCGGTGTCGACTGGTCTCGGCCTCTATCACACGGGCGTCGAGCGCCACTGGTGGGCGGGCCCGGACAGCTGTTCCGGCGGCGGCAACATCAGCAGCCTCAGCCCCGAGGATCTGCTCAATCAGATCCTCGCCGCCCCGGTCGTGCGCTGCACCGATGTCGCCTGGGAGATGTTCGGCCTGTCGATGGCCAGCTGGAACGGCATCGCCTCGCTGGGGCTCCTGGCCTTGTGGCTGATCGCGATGCGCCGCGCCTAACCCAGTGCCGGGTCGGCCGCGACACGGATCGCGGAGGTCAACGCGCCAAGGCTCTGTCGCTGCCGACCCGCTGCATCAAAATTCGCCGGGTCCAGCCAGATTTCATACGCCGATTTCAGCGCCGGCCATTCGCGGTCAATCGCCGCAAACCACGCCGTGTCACGATTGCGCCCTTTGACAATTCCGGCTTGACGAAACACACCTTCAAAGCTGAAGCCGAACCGCTGTGCGGCGCGACGTGACGGGAGGTTGGCGGCGTCGCATTTCCACTCGAACCGCCGATATCCCGCCTCAAACGCCCATTCCATCATGCGATACACCGCCTCGGTCGCCTCGCGCGTGCGCTGCAATCGAGGGGCAAAGGTCAACCAGCCCGTCTCGATACTGCCCGCGCGGGGATCAATGCGCATCAAACTCAACGTCCCGCCAAGCTGCCCATCAGCCATGCGTACGGCGAAATGCAACGGATCAAACACCAACCGCGCCGCATCCAGCCACACCCCATAACTCGCCGCATCGGCAAAGGGCCCGGTCGGCAAAATAGCGCCACATCTCCCCCGCGGCATCCTCGGCATACGCCCGGAACAGATCGTCACGGTGGCCCGGATCAAGTGGCTCCAGCGTCACATATCGCCCTTGGATCACCGCGCGTGGCGGCAATTGCGGCGGTGTCCAAGCCCCAAGATCCATACGGCCCCTCTCCCTACATCATCTTGCCGGAAATACTCACGGGGTGTCCAGAGGGGGGCGTGCCCCCCTTTGGCGAGGGGAGCGCGAGGGGGCGAGAAGCCCCCTCGCCCCCCCCCTCGAAACCTTATGCCTCGGGTGGCAACACCCGCAGCCGCAATTCGCGCAACTGCTCGTTGCTGGCGTCCGAAGGCGCGTTCATCATCAGGTCTTCGGCGCGCTGGTTCATCGGGAACATGATGACTTCGCGGATGTTGGCGGTATCGGCCAGCAGCATGACGATCCGGTCAATCCCCGCCGCACAGCCGCCGTGGGGTGGCGCGCCGTATTTGAACGCCTTGACCATGCCGCCGAACCGCTTGTCGACCTCGGACGCCGGATAGCCGGCCAGTTCAAACGCTTTATACATGATCTCGGGCTTGTGGTTGCGGATCGCGCCCGACACCAGTTCATAGCCGTTGCACGCAAGATCATACTGATAGCCCAACGCCTTCAAGGGATCACCCTGCAACGCCGCCATCCCGCCCTGCGGCATGGAGAACGGGTTGTGCGAGAAGTCGATTTTTCCGTCGTCGTCTTTTTCGTACAGCGGGAAATCGACGATCCAGGCAAAGCGGAAGGTGTCGGTTTCACTCAGGCCAAGCGCCGTGCCGATTTCGTTGCGCGCACGACCGGCGACGGCCTCGAAATTTTCTGGCTTGCCGCCCAGGAAAAAGGCGGCATCCCCCT
This region includes:
- a CDS encoding rhodanese-like domain-containing protein, which produces MKRLALILSLSLTTPALADEAVIDGMLDYMEFAEYEAGIILPAQLDESVFDAVTFIDTRDAGQFEQATIPGARNIEWRETLTRMDEIPATGLVVLFCNTGTLSAQATFALRVAGRENVVVLQTGFLGWLETAAYRP
- a CDS encoding DEAD/DEAH box helicase; this encodes MTDFSMLGLIPALNNALIRLDLTEPTPIQARSIPPIMEGRDLLGLAQTGTGKTLAFGLPIVNALDGAGKPEPKSARSLILAPTRELVNQIADTLTELTKGLQTNVVKVVGGASLNRQTDRLARGCDILVATPGRLIDLLERRAVTLQQVQILVLDEADQMLDLGFIHALRKIVRYLPQQRQTLCFSATMPKQMSEIAEAYLNNPIKVQVAPPGKAAEKIEQAVHFVAQGDKPKLLEGYLKEHPDELALVFSRTKHGAEKLSRLLASWGFSVASIHGNKSQGQRERALAGFRSGETKVLVATDVAARGLDIPLVRHVYNLDLPNVPENYIHRIGRTARAGREGRAVAFCAPAEVADLRAIEALMKQPIKVLGGDVWPEAMADEARTLARKSARGGGGGGGRPGGRPGGGRPGGGKGSAAGAKGKPGSGAGKPVVGGKPAKPGKPRVHPAYAEEFGGDKARRRGPGGGAQRRKASGGQRHEG
- a CDS encoding cold-shock protein, with the protein product MATGTVKWFNATKGFGFIAPDDGGKDVFVHISAVERAGLTGLQDNQKIAFEMQSGRDGRASASDLKLL
- a CDS encoding AAA family ATPase, yielding MRRFTVLSGCSGGGKSTLLEALAALGFATVPEPGRRIVARAATPLGPEAFARHAMDVSMTDWQQAQAREGRVFFDRGLVDAVAAFVHATNITPPEAEGLGSRYDSPVFLVPPWPEIYVTDTERQHGFSEAVAEYERLCKIYPRFGYKVITLPKAPTVERVAFVVSHLG
- a CDS encoding arsenate reductase family protein; protein product: MAFEIWGLRSCDTCRKALKSLPGATLRDVREAPLSAGEIAALVAEFPDAIVNRASTTWRGMSVAERARDVADLLAAYPTLMKRPVIQAGGQTFLGWKADVRAALGVE
- the hisA gene encoding 1-(5-phosphoribosyl)-5-[(5-phosphoribosylamino)methylideneamino]imidazole-4-carboxamide isomerase, with product MILYPAIDLKDGQCVRLFKGAMEQATVFSDDPAAQARAFVDQGAEWLHLVDLNGAFAGKPVNAAAVESILAAVRVPCQLGGGIRDMATIEAWLAKGLRRVILGTVAVENPDLVREAARAFPGQVAVGIDARAGRVATKGWAEETDVQVTDLAKAFEDAGVAAIIYTDIDRDGAMQGPNIAATAALAHATSIPVIASGGVSSLQDLLALRDSGAPLDGAISGRALYDGKLDLAAALKALKP
- a CDS encoding Hint domain-containing protein, translated to MNLPERDLIVSPRHRMLVTGARAELMFGEREVLVTAADLLGLPGVSQEAVGDVSYVHVMCDAHQIIRAEGSWTESFQPAAAVLNALDAATRAELLGLFPDLGKDGFAPARPVLNGAEAKVLFAA
- a CDS encoding Hint domain-containing protein, with amino-acid sequence MPPRVINPDEIEAQGTSGIVDGLDTGEVMGGLYTDADGDQITNDGSHILGNGGDDTVYAGYGDDTIDGGEGADVLFAGEGNDSVAGGIGDDSVWGDQGQDTLWGNEGDDKLIGGAGDDLITGGAGDDVLVGDLNPGDRGGMDPSDPAEPGFGNDTLVLDAGNDEAYGGSGDDEFRIFDGFGNHTIVGGETGETEGDTLNAGALSDDVSVIYTGDESGTITDGSGTANFTEIERLDLGSGDDRVEILTSTSGTVNGSDGFDTLVLPDPLPGETPPNVTITNTIDNGDGTFTYSGYVDFDDGSRMDFENFEEIICFTPGTLIDTLRGKVAVETLVPGDKVLTRDHGYQSLAWVGRRDLTAAELATCPAAGTGADCGGIAGGEPARA
- a CDS encoding YqaA family protein, translated to MLRSLYDWTLSLAAHPRAMWALAIVAFIEASVFPIPPDVLMIAMIVAIPTRAFRIAAVATVASVLGGLLGYAIGALAFEQIGQPILASLGKEDAVLAFNDRFNSFDFWPVLIAGLTPFPYKVITIMSGWTGLPLGTFIITSIIARAGRFFLVAWLLNRYGAPIRDFIERRLGLMTILFVVLLAGGFYAVRFL
- a CDS encoding disulfide bond formation protein B, whose amino-acid sequence is MKDLSLAFWAGLGSAAMLGGAFFFQYVMGLAPCEMCIWQRWPHGIAFVLGLIALGLPTAWVKAAGAVTMAVSTGLGLYHTGVERHWWAGPDSCSGGGNISSLSPEDLLNQILAAPVVRCTDVAWEMFGLSMASWNGIASLGLLALWLIAMRRA
- a CDS encoding GNAT family protein; its protein translation is MPTGPFADAASYGVWLDAARLVFDPLHFAVRMADGQLGGTLSLMRIDPRAGSIETGWLTFAPRLQRTREATEAVYRMMEWAFEAGYRRFEWKCDAANLPSRRAAQRFGFSFEGVFRQAGIVKGRNRDTAWFAAIDREWPALKSAYEIWLDPANFDAAGRQRQSLGALTSAIRVAADPALG